The Notoacmeibacter ruber DNA segment AGCGCAAATCCGACCAGGCGATCGAGATCAGGGTGCGTTGCTGCGCTGGTTCCCGGCGCATAGGACGAGATGAACCCCCACATGACATCGCGGTTCTCCGCATTCGATGCGGATACGAGGTTGAGCAGCATCGAGAACGGAACCGGCATCTGCACAGCGGGGACCTTGCCGGCATGGATGTGGTACACCGGATTGGAAAGACGTTGCTTGGCGTCCTGCCGCTCATAGGCGGCGAGGAATTGATAGTATTCGTCCACCGCACGCGGGATAACATCGAAATAGAGTCGCTTCGCCGTCTTGGGCTTCTGAAACATGTAGAGCGCCAGACTTTCGGTCGGCGCATAGGTCAGCCACTCGTCGATCGAGATTCCGTTGCCCTTGGACTTCGATATCTTCTCGCCCTTGTCGTCGAGGAAGAGTTCGTAGACGAAGTGCTCCGGCGCCCGGCCGCCGAGGATACGGCAAATCTTGTCGTAGATGACCGAATTTGTCTGGTGATCCTTGCCGAACATCTCGAAATCGATGCCGAGCGCGGCCCACCGCATACCGAAATCCGGCTTCCACTGGAGCTTCACCTGTCCGCCGGTGATGGGTAATGTCGTCTCTTCGCCTTCTTCATCGTCGAAGGTGATCGTTCCGGCATCCGGGTCCACGTTCTTCATCGGGACATAGAGCACGCGGCCGGTCTTGGGGCTGATGGGCAGGAAAGGACTATAGGTGGCCTGCCTCTCTTCGCCCAGCGTCGGCAGCATCACGTCCATGATCTTGCGATACTTCCGGGCAGCCTCCAGCAAGACCGCGTCGAAAGCGCCGGACTTGTAGTATTCAGTCGCGGACGCGAATTCATATTCGAACTGGAACGTATCGAGGAAGCTGCGGAGCTTGGCATTGTTGTGAGCGCCGAAGCTCCCATGCTCGTTGCAGAACGGGTCCGGCACAGCGGTCAGAGGCTTTTGCAAATGAGGATCGAGCGCGGACGGGCTGGGGACATTGTCCGGTATCTTTCGCATCCCGTCCATATCGTCGGAAAAGCAGATGAGCCGAGTGGCCACCTTGTCGCCCGTCATCACGCGAAAGGCGTGTCGGACCATCGAGGTGCGCGCCACTTCGCCGAAGGTACCGATATGAGGCAGGCCGGACGGGCCGTAGCCTGTCTCGAAAAGTACACCGTCCTCGGGATAGGCGCTGTTCTCGTAGCGCTTCATGATCTTCCGCGCTTCTTCGAAGGGCCAGGCCTTGCTGGCTTCCGCCTCGGCGCGAAAGGTCTCGGACAGTTCCTCGTCGGTCAGGGGCGGCAAGCTCATCACGGTCTCTTGGTCGGGCCGGCTTTCGGCGTTCGAATTCGTTGTGAAAGCCGGACTGGTAGGATGGCCCGCCGTTGTCGTCAACGTCTTGCTGTTCGAGAGGCGTTTAGTAGATGCCAAGCGGAAAATAGCGGAAGAAGATCTGTTCGAACCGTTGATCGTTGGAAATTGTGCGCAGGGCCGCATTGAGCGCATCCGCCAGCGCTCTGTCACGTTCCGACACCGCGATCATCCATCCATCGCCGAACAGGTCGGGTGCCAGATAGGGGCCCGAGGCAAAAGCGCAGCAGCCGTCGGCGCCGGGTCCGGCCAGCCAGACCGAATAGCGCGCCGCATCGCCAAAGACTGCATCGATCTTGTTCGACTTGAGATCCTCGAGCATCCAGTCTTCGCGTGTGTAGACGGCCGGGTCGACATCGGGCATGTCGCGTCGCAGAAGCGTCTCATGGGTGGAGCCGGCCAGGACGCCCACGCGCCGTCCTTCGAAGGAGGCCGGCTGTGTCGCGCCAAGTTCGTTTCGGGATGTGAGAAAGCGGGCCGCTGGCAGAAGATACGGCCGGGTGAAGATCAGGGAACGCCTGTTTTCTGCCGTGGCCGGCAAGCCCGCTATAATTGCGTCGCCATTGCCCTCCTGAAGCGTCGAAATGAGCTCCTCGAACGGCAGCGCCTGAATCTGGCACCGCTCGGCAATGTTGAGTTCCTCGCAAATCGCGCGAACCAGATCGACGTGAAGGCCGGCCAGCTTTCCGAACTTGTCCAGAAATGAAAATGGCGGATCGTCCAGAACGGTCAGAAAACGCAGGCGCTGAACGGAAGATGCATCGACCCTGTCGACACGCTCGGTCTCGTCCCAAAGGCGCGGTTGCGTCGGTGGTGCCTGCTGGGCTTGCAGGTCTCCGGTGACAGCCAAAACGAGGCAGGCCGGTATCACCCAGAAGAGCAGGAAGAGACTACGTACGCGTTTCAACGGATCACCATCAGTATTGGCGCGTCTGCATAACAGATTGGTTTGAGTGCAGCCAGCGAGCAGGCTGCCCAATTTTGTCCTTGTTTTGAATCTTACTTTACGTAACTCGCGAGGGAGCGAAGTAGGGCGCCTGGCATGGACCGGCGCGAAGGGGGCAGTTCAATGACAATAACAGCAAGCCGGCGAAGGCTGGCTGGCGACGTGTATTTGCCGGTTTCCGACTTCGGCCGTGTGACGGAGAAAATCGCGCCTGTCGCGGTGCCGGGCGCAGCCTCTCCCCGTGCCACGCTTCTGCTCCACCCTGCCGCCCGGCGACCTTTCGAGAAATGCGACCATCGGGACAAGCTCATCATTCGGGTGCTTATCCGTATGAGTTGGGAGCCTGCCGATTTACGGGATGTGATCCATCTGGCACGGCGCGAGCACGTTACTCTGGAAGAGGCCGTGCTCTCCTCTTCCGGACTTGAACGTCAGCGCTGGTCCGCGACGCTTGCGGAAGAAAGCGGCCTGCCGCTCGTGGCGGGGATCGACCCGGCAAGGCTCGTCCTCCCATCGGATGATATCAATTCGCTCCTCGCCGTCTCTTGGAGCGAGATAGCCGTCGGATATCGTCTGCCTGACGGTCGCTATGTGCGGCTTGTGCCCGATAGTGTCGCTTGTGCCTTTCGGCTGCCCGGCGAGGGAGAGGACGATGTCTGCATGGTCGCGGGTCCTTCGCTCCGCAAGGCATTGATCGAGCGTTTGGCAGAGCGGATGGACCGACGCGCCCGACTGGGCCTGTTCTCCAGAACGCCGGAATACTCGGCCCGCCAATTGACCAATGCATGGCAATCCTTCCTGCTTGGCGCCTTCGCCGTCTTTGCCGCGCTAGGACTGCTCTTTTGGCCTCTCCTGGTCTTGATGACGGTTCATGTCCTGTCTTCTTCCTTCTTTCTCAGTTGCATGGTCCTGCGGATCATGGCGATTCCGTATGCGGGAACTCGAGAGGTCAGGGTCAACCGTATGGCCGAGGGGGCGGACGTCCCTGTCTATACCGTGCTCGTCGCGCTCTATCGCGAAGCCGATATGATCGGCCAGCTACTGACAGCGCTCGGTCGCTTGCATTGGCCGCGAGGTCGGCTTGAAATCCGGCTCGTCTGCGAAGCGGATGACCGAGAAACGATCGAAGCCATTCACGCCCTTCGCCCGCCTGCCCATGTCGAAGTAATCGAAGTGCCGTCGGGCTTCCCGCGCACCAAGCCCCGAGCTCTTAATTTCGCTCTCCAGACCTGCCGTGGCGAGTATGTCTGCCTCTACGACGCCGAGGACCGGCCTCATCCCGACCAGTTGATCGAAGCATGGCAGGCATTCCGACAAAGTGCGCCTGATGTGGCCTGCCTACAGGCGCCGCTGATCGTCACGAATGGTGGCGATCATTGGCTCGCCAGGCAGTTTGCTTTCGAATACGCAGCGCTCTTCAGGGGCGTGCTGCGTTTTCTGGCAGCCACACGGACCGTGCTTCCGCTTGGCGGGACTTCCAATCATTTTCGACGTTCCGTTCTCGACGAGGTCGGTGGTTGGGATCCGCACAATGTGACCGAAGATGCTGATCTCGGCATGCGAATGGCCAGACACGGATACCGGAGCGGCGTCATCAATGCGCCGACGCTTGAGGACGCCCCGGACCGGTTTCGCGATTGGCTGCCTCAGCGAACGCGCTGGATAAAGGGCTGGATGGTTTGCTGGCTCGTCCACAACAGAAACCCGCTTCGCCTTTGGCGTGAGCTTGGTCCTCGTTCATTTCTTGTATCGCAGATATTCCTTTCGGGGATTCCCGGCGCCGCGCTTCTGCTACCGATCATGCTGGCGAGCTTCTTCATCATGTCGGTCGGCATGGTCGCCGGCTCGGACTGGCTGAACTCCTTTCAGATCGCTCTTTTCGGCGTGGATTTCATGAATTTCGCGCTCTGCATGGGGGCTTTCCTCATCTTGGGCGCGCGAGCGGCCAGTTGGCGGGAACGGGGGGCGGTCATGGCGGTCTTGCCATCGCTTTGCGTCTACTGGCTGATACAGTCCTGGGCCGCCTGGCGCGGGCTTTTCCAACTGACCGGCCGTACGCCCCACAAATGGGAGAAGACAAGCCATAAACCGGCCGTAGAGCGTCTCAAGGGTAAAGTGACTAGCGTTTCGCCGCCAGAAAGGTTGCCGCATCCTTGACGATACGGCTGTCCGGCTCGCCGATGATCTCGGGGTCGCGACCTTCGTAATCCGCTGTCAGCAGCACTTGCCGTATGGCTTCAATCCGAGCGCGCCTCTTGTCGTTCGAACGGATCACCGTCCATGGCGCATGCGCCGTGTGCGTCGCTTCGAACATGCGGTTGCGGTAGTCGGTATATCGGTCCCAAAGACTGATGCCCTTGAGGTCGATAGACGAGAATTTCCAGTATTTGAGAGGATCATGAACACGGTCGTGAAACCGTTCGAGCTGCATCTCGCGTCCGATATTGAGCCAGAACTTGAAGAACCGGATACCGTCGTCCACCAGGAGTTTCTCGAAGGGGTTCACCGCGTTCAGAAACGCTTCGTATTCGGCTTCTGTACAAAAGCCCATGACCGGTTCGACAACGGCACGATTATACCATGAACGGTCAAACAGCACGATCTCTCCCGATGTCGGCAGGTGCTGGATATAGCGCTGGAAATACCACTGGCCCTGTTCGGTCTCCGTCGGTTTGGAGAGGGCGACAACGCGGGCCTGGCGAGGATTGAGATGGCCTCGAAACCGGCTGATTGTGCCGCCCTTGCCGGCTGCATCGCGCCCCTCGAAAAGAACAACGAGGCGCTCGCCCGTCTTCTGCATATGGGCATGCAGTTTGACCAATTCGCCCTGCAGCGCTTCGAGCGTGTCCTCGTAGTCCTTGCGCTTGAGTTTGTCGTCATAGGGGTAATCGCCCGACGAGAAAGCATTCTCCTCGATCCATTTCGGAAGCTTCGGTTCGGCAATATCGAAATGGCGGGTCTTGCCATGCAGATCGAGGTCCAGCGGCTGAAGCTGCATTTCTGCCAGATGCTCGGCGACCTGCTTTGTTTCGCTCATTCGTCAAACCCCGATATTGCCGTACGTCAAAGCTGATCATGGATGGCTCAGGCCAACAAGCGCGGAATGCGCAGCCACGCAACAAAAAAGCGCCCGCCATGGAGACGGGCGCTCGAAGTTCATGTGCGTTGCAAATCAGCGGTTGCGCCGTCGCTCCGTATTCTGCTGATAAGCAAGCTGGGCATGGCCCTGACAATAGGGTGTACCCTCGCCGCTATCATTTCCGCAAAAATGAAAATCCTCGGTGAGAGGGTCGCCCACGGGCCATTTGCAGGTTCGTTCCGTCAGCTCCAGCAGCGAAAGGCGGCGGCTCATCGGCACGACGACTTCTTCTGCCGGCTGGAAAACGGGTTCCGCAACCTCGTCGATCGCGTAGTCGGCTTTCAGAGCGGTGGCGCCGGCAGAGCTCGTCCGGGGCATGGACTGGCTGGCAACGACGCTTGAAACGCTCGGCCGCTGAGATGCGGTTGCTGTGCCGGTCCGCGCCGACGGCTGTCGGGGTGCGGAGGGCTTCTTCGGGCGTGCCGGCTTCTGGCTGGCGCGTCCGCGGCTGGAAAGCTTCAGCCGGTGGACCTTGCCGATAACCGCATTGCGGCTGACGCCCCCAAGCTGGTTTGCAATCTGGCTCGCGCTAAGGCCGTCGGCCCAGAGTTTCTTGAGCAGTTCGACCCGCTCATCCGTCCAACTCATTGGTTGTTCTCCTCGTTTGCCGCATCGCTTCGCGAATCCATCAGCCCTGCAAGCAAAAGCTTCGCTCGCAGTTGGAAAAACCGACCGTATTGGGTTCGCCGCCAGAGACTTTTTATCTCTATTGGGAGCAAGCTACGCTGCCCCCCGACTCGCTGTCCAGCACCCGCTGGCCTCGTTGATTCGCTTTTGTCTGTTTTCCCCAAATTTGGGACAGAAATGAGTCGGGCGTTGATTAAATACCTTTTTTGGAAGGATTGCCGCGAACCGTTCCGCAAAGCCGTGCGTCATCTCTGCCGCACCAGGGAAACATTGACTTTCGCGTTAGGGAACGTGATAAACCTGAAAAGCCGCCTCGGCATGCGAGGCGGCTTTTCCTTTTTGGCGTTCCGGTTTGCATGCTGCACCGGCAAGGGCCCTCTGGTCCGGGAGATGAGACAATGGGCGGTTCGGCGCTCTTCGACACCTTTGCGCGCGCGTCGCTGTCTTTCGACCGCGGCGAAGGCGCATGGGTCTGGACGACTGACGGCGAGAAATATCTCGATTTCGCCTCCGGCGTCGCGGTCAACGCGCTTGGTCATGCCAATCCGCGTCTTCGAGAAGCGCTTGCTGCGCAGGCCGACAAGCTCTGGCATGTCTCCAATCTCTACGAAATTCCGGTTCAGCGTGAGCTCGCCGAGCTGCTTTGCGCCAATTCGTTCGCCGACCGGGTATTCTTCTGCAATTCTGGCGCGGAAGCGATCGAGGCCGCGATCAAGACGGCGCGGCGCTATCATTATGGGCGGGGCGAGACGGAGCGCGTGGATATCGTGACCGTCGAGGGTGCGTTCCACGGTCGGACGCTTGCGACCATCGCCGCTGGCGGCCAGGAAAAATACCTCGAAGGCTTTGGTCCGAA contains these protein-coding regions:
- a CDS encoding lysine--tRNA ligase, which produces MSLPPLTDEELSETFRAEAEASKAWPFEEARKIMKRYENSAYPEDGVLFETGYGPSGLPHIGTFGEVARTSMVRHAFRVMTGDKVATRLICFSDDMDGMRKIPDNVPSPSALDPHLQKPLTAVPDPFCNEHGSFGAHNNAKLRSFLDTFQFEYEFASATEYYKSGAFDAVLLEAARKYRKIMDVMLPTLGEERQATYSPFLPISPKTGRVLYVPMKNVDPDAGTITFDDEEGEETTLPITGGQVKLQWKPDFGMRWAALGIDFEMFGKDHQTNSVIYDKICRILGGRAPEHFVYELFLDDKGEKISKSKGNGISIDEWLTYAPTESLALYMFQKPKTAKRLYFDVIPRAVDEYYQFLAAYERQDAKQRLSNPVYHIHAGKVPAVQMPVPFSMLLNLVSASNAENRDVMWGFISSYAPGTSAATHPDLDRLVGFALRYYEDFVKPNKRFRAPDEVERSALEELGQSLRRQPVDADGATLQDAALDVARGIERYQDHSKKSPSGGPGVSVVFFQMLYEVLLGQERGPRFGSFVALYGTERTADLIDQALAGELTGANTPV
- a CDS encoding transporter substrate-binding domain-containing protein, with product MKRVRSLFLLFWVIPACLVLAVTGDLQAQQAPPTQPRLWDETERVDRVDASSVQRLRFLTVLDDPPFSFLDKFGKLAGLHVDLVRAICEELNIAERCQIQALPFEELISTLQEGNGDAIIAGLPATAENRRSLIFTRPYLLPAARFLTSRNELGATQPASFEGRRVGVLAGSTHETLLRRDMPDVDPAVYTREDWMLEDLKSNKIDAVFGDAARYSVWLAGPGADGCCAFASGPYLAPDLFGDGWMIAVSERDRALADALNAALRTISNDQRFEQIFFRYFPLGIY
- a CDS encoding glycosyltransferase family 2 protein → MTITASRRRLAGDVYLPVSDFGRVTEKIAPVAVPGAASPRATLLLHPAARRPFEKCDHRDKLIIRVLIRMSWEPADLRDVIHLARREHVTLEEAVLSSSGLERQRWSATLAEESGLPLVAGIDPARLVLPSDDINSLLAVSWSEIAVGYRLPDGRYVRLVPDSVACAFRLPGEGEDDVCMVAGPSLRKALIERLAERMDRRARLGLFSRTPEYSARQLTNAWQSFLLGAFAVFAALGLLFWPLLVLMTVHVLSSSFFLSCMVLRIMAIPYAGTREVRVNRMAEGADVPVYTVLVALYREADMIGQLLTALGRLHWPRGRLEIRLVCEADDRETIEAIHALRPPAHVEVIEVPSGFPRTKPRALNFALQTCRGEYVCLYDAEDRPHPDQLIEAWQAFRQSAPDVACLQAPLIVTNGGDHWLARQFAFEYAALFRGVLRFLAATRTVLPLGGTSNHFRRSVLDEVGGWDPHNVTEDADLGMRMARHGYRSGVINAPTLEDAPDRFRDWLPQRTRWIKGWMVCWLVHNRNPLRLWRELGPRSFLVSQIFLSGIPGAALLLPIMLASFFIMSVGMVAGSDWLNSFQIALFGVDFMNFALCMGAFLILGARAASWRERGAVMAVLPSLCVYWLIQSWAAWRGLFQLTGRTPHKWEKTSHKPAVERLKGKVTSVSPPERLPHP
- the ppk2 gene encoding polyphosphate kinase 2, whose product is MSETKQVAEHLAEMQLQPLDLDLHGKTRHFDIAEPKLPKWIEENAFSSGDYPYDDKLKRKDYEDTLEALQGELVKLHAHMQKTGERLVVLFEGRDAAGKGGTISRFRGHLNPRQARVVALSKPTETEQGQWYFQRYIQHLPTSGEIVLFDRSWYNRAVVEPVMGFCTEAEYEAFLNAVNPFEKLLVDDGIRFFKFWLNIGREMQLERFHDRVHDPLKYWKFSSIDLKGISLWDRYTDYRNRMFEATHTAHAPWTVIRSNDKRRARIEAIRQVLLTADYEGRDPEIIGEPDSRIVKDAATFLAAKR
- a CDS encoding GcrA family cell cycle regulator, with the translated sequence MSWTDERVELLKKLWADGLSASQIANQLGGVSRNAVIGKVHRLKLSSRGRASQKPARPKKPSAPRQPSARTGTATASQRPSVSSVVASQSMPRTSSAGATALKADYAIDEVAEPVFQPAEEVVVPMSRRLSLLELTERTCKWPVGDPLTEDFHFCGNDSGEGTPYCQGHAQLAYQQNTERRRNR